One stretch of Oryzias latipes chromosome 7, ASM223467v1 DNA includes these proteins:
- the clstn1 gene encoding calsyntenin-1 isoform X4, whose amino-acid sequence MRFLGNKQLASAVGLVLGLLCAVKAAKVNKHKPWIETTYHGIVTENDDKVLLDPPLIALDKDAPLRYAGEICGFRIHGQNVPFEAVVLDKSTGEGVIRAKDKLDCELQKEHTFTIQAYDCGEGPDGANMKKSHKATVHIQVNDINEYSPVFKEKTYKATVLEGKKYDSILKVEAVDADCSFQFSQICNYEIVTPDVPFTIDKDGFIKNTEKLSYGKEHMYKLTVTAYDCGKNRASEDVLVKISVKPTCKPSWQGFNKRIEYEPGTGSLALFPSMHLETCDEPVSSIRASVELETNHIGKGCDRDTYSEKSLHKLCGATSGTVELLPAPSSSANWTIGLPTDNGHDSDQVFEFNGTQAIKVPNGVVSTNLKEPFTISVWMRHGPGAHEKETILCNSDKTDMNRHHYSLYVHNCRLIFLLRQDPSEAETYKPAEFHWKLDQVCDKEWHHYVLNVEFPTASLFVDGTTFEPFLVTEDYPLHATKIETQLTIGACWQGGNARMAQFFRGNLAGLIIRSGKLENKKVIDCLYTCKEGLDVQLPEEVASSVKVEFNPNQSSLTVEGEDIDAFDKVMQHISYLNSRQFPTPGIRHLRVATTVKCFNEDACVSVPDAEGYVMVLQPEEPKISLSGIDHFARSAAEFESQEGVTLFPELRIVSTITREVEADTEPEAADGADDDPTVQETVVSEEIMHNLDFCEVSVMGEELDGEHESLEMDPSQLQQRALEMSSSNLGLIITGVNTMANYEQVLHLIRYKNWHTEALFDRKFKLVCSELNGRYISNDFKVEVNVIHTAVPVEHANNAMVQPSFINPVHHASVDLSGHNLVNAHQASVVPSAATVVIVVCVSFLVFMIVLGVFRIRAAHQRTMRDQENGKENEMDWDDSALTITVNPMETYEDQHSSEEEEEEEEESEDGEEEDDITSAESDTSEDEEGGEPEDKQGASRQQQLEWDDSTLTY is encoded by the exons GTGAGATTTGCGGCTTCAGGATCCATGGTCAGAATGTTCCTTTTGAGGCTGTGGTTCTGGACAAATCCACTGGAGAAGGAGTTATCAGGGCTAAGGACAAGCTGGACTGTGAGCTGCAGAAAGAGCACACCTTCACCATCCAAGCCTACGACTGTGGAGAGGGTCCTGATGGAGCCAACATGAAGAAATCCCACAA GGCGACTGTCCACATTCAAGTGAATGACATCAACGAGTACTCCCCAGTGTTCAAGGAGAAGACCTACAAAGCCACCGTTCTTGAGGGAAAGAAATACGACAGCATCTTGAAGGTGGAGGCAGTGGATGCTGACTGCTCCTTCCAGTTCAGCCAAATCTGCAATTATGAGATTGTGACACCCGACGTGCCCTTCACCATTGACAAAGACG GTTTCATCAAGAACACGGAGAAACTGAGCTACGGCAAGGAGCACATGTATAAGTTGACCGTGACCGCCTACGACTGCGGAAAGAACCGGGCCTCTGAGGATGTTCTGGTCAAAATCAGTGTCAAGCCCACCTGCAAACCCAGTTGGCAAG GCTTCAATAAGAGGATTGAGTATGAGCCAGGCACAGGAAGTCTGGCCCtttttcccagcatgcacttGGAGACTTGTGATGAGCCAGTCTCCTCAATCAGAGCCAGTGTTGAACTAGAAACAAACCACATTGGGAAAGGCTGCGACCGTGACACCTACTCTGAGAAGTCTCTGCACAAGTTGTGCG GGGCTACTTCTGGTACTGTGGAGCTCCTTCCAGCGCCCAGCAGCTCCGCCAACTGGACAATAGGACTGCCCACCGACAATGGCCACGACAGCGACCAGGTGTTTGAGTTCAATGGCACCCAGGCCATCAAGGTTCCTAATGGTGTAGTGAGCACCAACCTGAAGGAGCCATTCACCATCTCCGTGTGGATGAGACACGGCCCCGGCGCCCACGAGAAGGAGACTATCCTCTGCAACTCTGATAAAACTG ACATGAACAGACACCATTACTCGCTCTACGTCCACAACTGCAGGCTTATCTTTTTGCTGCGCCAGGACCCAAGTGAGGCAGAGACCTACAAACCAGCAGAGTTTCACTGGAAGCTCGACCAG GTATGTGACAAAGAATGGCATCACTACGTTCTCAACGTGGAGTTCCCCACTGCTTCTCTCTTTGTGGACGGAACAACCTTCGAGCCCTTCCTAGTCACAGAGGACTACCCGCTGCACGCCACCAAGATCGAAACTCAGCTCACCATTGGTGCCTGCTGGCAAG GTGGAAACGCCCGGATGGCTCAGTTTTTCCGAGGGAATCTGGCCGGGTTGATCATTCGCTCTGGTAAACTGGAGAACAAAAAAGTGATTGACTGCTTGTATACCTGCAAAGAAGGACTGGATGTGCAGCTGCCGGAGGAGGTGGCATCGTCTGTCAAG GTTGAATTCAACCCGAACCAGTCCTCCCTGACCGTGGAAGGGGAAGACATTGATGCCTTTGACAAAGTCATGCAGCATATCTCCTACTTGAACTCCCGTCAGTTCCCGACGCCAGGCATCAGGCATCTTCGAGTCGCCACCACGGTCAA ATGCTTCAACGAGGACGCCTGCGTGTCCGTGCCTGATGCTGAAGGTTATGTGATGGTGCTGCAGCCAGAGGAGCCAAAGATCAGCCTCAGCGGCATCGACCACTTCGCCCGCAGCGCCGCTGAGTTTGAGAGTCAGGAAGGAGTGACACTCTTCCCCGAGCTGCGTATTGTGAGCACCATCACGCGTGAAGTAGAGGCCGACACCGAGCCCGAAGCTGCAGACGGAGCGGACGATGACCCCACAG TGCAAGAGACTGTGGTGTCGGAGGAGATCATGCACAACTTGGACTTTTGTGAGGTCTCTGTGATGGGAGAAGAACTGGATGGAGAGCACGAGAGCCTGGAGATGGACCCgtctcagctgcagcagcgTGCCTTAGAAATGAGCTCCTCCAACCTGGGCCTCATCATCACCG gtgtgaacaccatggccAACTATGAGCAGGTCCTGCACCTGATCCGTTACAAGAACTGGCACACCGAAGCTCTGTTCGACAGGAAGTTCAAGCTGGTCTGCTCTGAGCTCAACGGTCGCTATATCAGCAACGACTTCAAGGTTGAG GTGAATGTGATCCACACAGCTGTTCCTGTGGAGCACGCCAACAACGCCATGGTGCAGCCCAGCTTCATCAACCCCGTCCACCATGCCTCTGTGGATCTGTCAGGACACAACCTGGTGAACGCTCACCAGGCGTCAG TGGTTCCCAGTGCTGCCACCGTTGTCATCGTGGTGTGCGTCAGCTTCCTGGTGTTCATGATTGTTCTTGGCGTCTTCCGCATCCGAGCAGCACATCAACGCACCATGAGAGACCAGGAGAACGGCAAGGAGAATGAGATGGACTGGGATGATTCTGCCCTCACCATCACCGTTAACCCCATGGAG ACCTACGAGGACCAGCACagcagtgaggaggaggaggaagaggaggaggagagtgaGGAcggggaggaggaagatgacatCACGAGCGCTGAGTCAGATACCAGCGAGGACGAAGAGGGCGGCGAGCCGGAGGACAAGCAGGGAGCGAGcagacagcagcagctggagtgGGATGACTCCACCCTCACCTACTGA
- the clstn1 gene encoding calsyntenin-1 isoform X3: MRFLGNKQLASAVGLVLGLLCAVKAAKVNKHKPWIETTYHGIVTENDDKVLLDPPLIALDKDAPLRYAESFEVTLTKEGEICGFRIHGQNVPFEAVVLDKSTGEGVIRAKDKLDCELQKEHTFTIQAYDCGEGPDGANMKKSHKATVHIQVNDINEYSPVFKEKTYKATVLEGKKYDSILKVEAVDADCSFQFSQICNYEIVTPDVPFTIDKDGFIKNTEKLSYGKEHMYKLTVTAYDCGKNRASEDVLVKISVKPTCKPSWQGFNKRIEYEPGTGSLALFPSMHLETCDEPVSSIRASVELETNHIGKGCDRDTYSEKSLHKLCGATSGTVELLPAPSSSANWTIGLPTDNGHDSDQVFEFNGTQAIKVPNGVVSTNLKEPFTISVWMRHGPGAHEKETILCNSDKTDMNRHHYSLYVHNCRLIFLLRQDPSEAETYKPAEFHWKLDQVCDKEWHHYVLNVEFPTASLFVDGTTFEPFLVTEDYPLHATKIETQLTIGACWQGGNARMAQFFRGNLAGLIIRSGKLENKKVIDCLYTCKEGLDVQLPEEVASSVKVEFNPNQSSLTVEGEDIDAFDKVMQHISYLNSRQFPTPGIRHLRVATTVKCFNEDACVSVPDAEGYVMVLQPEEPKISLSGIDHFARSAAEFESQEGVTLFPELRIVSTITREVEADTEPEAADGADDDPTVQETVVSEEIMHNLDFCEVSVMGEELDGEHESLEMDPSQLQQRALEMSSSNLGLIITGVNTMANYEQVLHLIRYKNWHTEALFDRKFKLVCSELNGRYISNDFKVEVNVIHTAVPVEHANNAMVQPSFINPVHHASVDLSGHNLVNAHQASVVPSAATVVIVVCVSFLVFMIVLGVFRIRAAHQRTMRDQENGKENEMDWDDSALTITVNPMETYEDQHSSEEEEEEEEESEDGEEEDDITSAESDTSEDEEGGEPEDKQGASRQQQLEWDDSTLTY, translated from the exons AAAGTTTTGAGGTGACCCTCACCAAAGAAG GTGAGATTTGCGGCTTCAGGATCCATGGTCAGAATGTTCCTTTTGAGGCTGTGGTTCTGGACAAATCCACTGGAGAAGGAGTTATCAGGGCTAAGGACAAGCTGGACTGTGAGCTGCAGAAAGAGCACACCTTCACCATCCAAGCCTACGACTGTGGAGAGGGTCCTGATGGAGCCAACATGAAGAAATCCCACAA GGCGACTGTCCACATTCAAGTGAATGACATCAACGAGTACTCCCCAGTGTTCAAGGAGAAGACCTACAAAGCCACCGTTCTTGAGGGAAAGAAATACGACAGCATCTTGAAGGTGGAGGCAGTGGATGCTGACTGCTCCTTCCAGTTCAGCCAAATCTGCAATTATGAGATTGTGACACCCGACGTGCCCTTCACCATTGACAAAGACG GTTTCATCAAGAACACGGAGAAACTGAGCTACGGCAAGGAGCACATGTATAAGTTGACCGTGACCGCCTACGACTGCGGAAAGAACCGGGCCTCTGAGGATGTTCTGGTCAAAATCAGTGTCAAGCCCACCTGCAAACCCAGTTGGCAAG GCTTCAATAAGAGGATTGAGTATGAGCCAGGCACAGGAAGTCTGGCCCtttttcccagcatgcacttGGAGACTTGTGATGAGCCAGTCTCCTCAATCAGAGCCAGTGTTGAACTAGAAACAAACCACATTGGGAAAGGCTGCGACCGTGACACCTACTCTGAGAAGTCTCTGCACAAGTTGTGCG GGGCTACTTCTGGTACTGTGGAGCTCCTTCCAGCGCCCAGCAGCTCCGCCAACTGGACAATAGGACTGCCCACCGACAATGGCCACGACAGCGACCAGGTGTTTGAGTTCAATGGCACCCAGGCCATCAAGGTTCCTAATGGTGTAGTGAGCACCAACCTGAAGGAGCCATTCACCATCTCCGTGTGGATGAGACACGGCCCCGGCGCCCACGAGAAGGAGACTATCCTCTGCAACTCTGATAAAACTG ACATGAACAGACACCATTACTCGCTCTACGTCCACAACTGCAGGCTTATCTTTTTGCTGCGCCAGGACCCAAGTGAGGCAGAGACCTACAAACCAGCAGAGTTTCACTGGAAGCTCGACCAG GTATGTGACAAAGAATGGCATCACTACGTTCTCAACGTGGAGTTCCCCACTGCTTCTCTCTTTGTGGACGGAACAACCTTCGAGCCCTTCCTAGTCACAGAGGACTACCCGCTGCACGCCACCAAGATCGAAACTCAGCTCACCATTGGTGCCTGCTGGCAAG GTGGAAACGCCCGGATGGCTCAGTTTTTCCGAGGGAATCTGGCCGGGTTGATCATTCGCTCTGGTAAACTGGAGAACAAAAAAGTGATTGACTGCTTGTATACCTGCAAAGAAGGACTGGATGTGCAGCTGCCGGAGGAGGTGGCATCGTCTGTCAAG GTTGAATTCAACCCGAACCAGTCCTCCCTGACCGTGGAAGGGGAAGACATTGATGCCTTTGACAAAGTCATGCAGCATATCTCCTACTTGAACTCCCGTCAGTTCCCGACGCCAGGCATCAGGCATCTTCGAGTCGCCACCACGGTCAA ATGCTTCAACGAGGACGCCTGCGTGTCCGTGCCTGATGCTGAAGGTTATGTGATGGTGCTGCAGCCAGAGGAGCCAAAGATCAGCCTCAGCGGCATCGACCACTTCGCCCGCAGCGCCGCTGAGTTTGAGAGTCAGGAAGGAGTGACACTCTTCCCCGAGCTGCGTATTGTGAGCACCATCACGCGTGAAGTAGAGGCCGACACCGAGCCCGAAGCTGCAGACGGAGCGGACGATGACCCCACAG TGCAAGAGACTGTGGTGTCGGAGGAGATCATGCACAACTTGGACTTTTGTGAGGTCTCTGTGATGGGAGAAGAACTGGATGGAGAGCACGAGAGCCTGGAGATGGACCCgtctcagctgcagcagcgTGCCTTAGAAATGAGCTCCTCCAACCTGGGCCTCATCATCACCG gtgtgaacaccatggccAACTATGAGCAGGTCCTGCACCTGATCCGTTACAAGAACTGGCACACCGAAGCTCTGTTCGACAGGAAGTTCAAGCTGGTCTGCTCTGAGCTCAACGGTCGCTATATCAGCAACGACTTCAAGGTTGAG GTGAATGTGATCCACACAGCTGTTCCTGTGGAGCACGCCAACAACGCCATGGTGCAGCCCAGCTTCATCAACCCCGTCCACCATGCCTCTGTGGATCTGTCAGGACACAACCTGGTGAACGCTCACCAGGCGTCAG TGGTTCCCAGTGCTGCCACCGTTGTCATCGTGGTGTGCGTCAGCTTCCTGGTGTTCATGATTGTTCTTGGCGTCTTCCGCATCCGAGCAGCACATCAACGCACCATGAGAGACCAGGAGAACGGCAAGGAGAATGAGATGGACTGGGATGATTCTGCCCTCACCATCACCGTTAACCCCATGGAG ACCTACGAGGACCAGCACagcagtgaggaggaggaggaagaggaggaggagagtgaGGAcggggaggaggaagatgacatCACGAGCGCTGAGTCAGATACCAGCGAGGACGAAGAGGGCGGCGAGCCGGAGGACAAGCAGGGAGCGAGcagacagcagcagctggagtgGGATGACTCCACCCTCACCTACTGA
- the clstn1 gene encoding calsyntenin-1 isoform X2, whose protein sequence is MRFLGNKQLASAVGLVLGLLCAVKAAKVNKHKPWIETTYHGIVTENDDKVLLDPPLIALDKDAPLRYAGEICGFRIHGQNVPFEAVVLDKSTGEGVIRAKDKLDCELQKEHTFTIQAYDCGEGPDGANMKKSHKATVHIQVNDINEYSPVFKEKTYKATVLEGKKYDSILKVEAVDADCSFQFSQICNYEIVTPDVPFTIDKDGFIKNTEKLSYGKEHMYKLTVTAYDCGKNRASEDVLVKISVKPTCKPSWQGFNKRIEYEPGTGSLALFPSMHLETCDEPVSSIRASVELETNHIGKGCDRDTYSEKSLHKLCGATSGTVELLPAPSSSANWTIGLPTDNGHDSDQVFEFNGTQAIKVPNGVVSTNLKEPFTISVWMRHGPGAHEKETILCNSDKTDMNRHHYSLYVHNCRLIFLLRQDPSEAETYKPAEFHWKLDQVCDKEWHHYVLNVEFPTASLFVDGTTFEPFLVTEDYPLHATKIETQLTIGACWQENSGHDNETETAPEPTSGGNARMAQFFRGNLAGLIIRSGKLENKKVIDCLYTCKEGLDVQLPEEVASSVKVEFNPNQSSLTVEGEDIDAFDKVMQHISYLNSRQFPTPGIRHLRVATTVKCFNEDACVSVPDAEGYVMVLQPEEPKISLSGIDHFARSAAEFESQEGVTLFPELRIVSTITREVEADTEPEAADGADDDPTVQETVVSEEIMHNLDFCEVSVMGEELDGEHESLEMDPSQLQQRALEMSSSNLGLIITGVNTMANYEQVLHLIRYKNWHTEALFDRKFKLVCSELNGRYISNDFKVEVNVIHTAVPVEHANNAMVQPSFINPVHHASVDLSGHNLVNAHQASVVPSAATVVIVVCVSFLVFMIVLGVFRIRAAHQRTMRDQENGKENEMDWDDSALTITVNPMETYEDQHSSEEEEEEEEESEDGEEEDDITSAESDTSEDEEGGEPEDKQGASRQQQLEWDDSTLTY, encoded by the exons GTGAGATTTGCGGCTTCAGGATCCATGGTCAGAATGTTCCTTTTGAGGCTGTGGTTCTGGACAAATCCACTGGAGAAGGAGTTATCAGGGCTAAGGACAAGCTGGACTGTGAGCTGCAGAAAGAGCACACCTTCACCATCCAAGCCTACGACTGTGGAGAGGGTCCTGATGGAGCCAACATGAAGAAATCCCACAA GGCGACTGTCCACATTCAAGTGAATGACATCAACGAGTACTCCCCAGTGTTCAAGGAGAAGACCTACAAAGCCACCGTTCTTGAGGGAAAGAAATACGACAGCATCTTGAAGGTGGAGGCAGTGGATGCTGACTGCTCCTTCCAGTTCAGCCAAATCTGCAATTATGAGATTGTGACACCCGACGTGCCCTTCACCATTGACAAAGACG GTTTCATCAAGAACACGGAGAAACTGAGCTACGGCAAGGAGCACATGTATAAGTTGACCGTGACCGCCTACGACTGCGGAAAGAACCGGGCCTCTGAGGATGTTCTGGTCAAAATCAGTGTCAAGCCCACCTGCAAACCCAGTTGGCAAG GCTTCAATAAGAGGATTGAGTATGAGCCAGGCACAGGAAGTCTGGCCCtttttcccagcatgcacttGGAGACTTGTGATGAGCCAGTCTCCTCAATCAGAGCCAGTGTTGAACTAGAAACAAACCACATTGGGAAAGGCTGCGACCGTGACACCTACTCTGAGAAGTCTCTGCACAAGTTGTGCG GGGCTACTTCTGGTACTGTGGAGCTCCTTCCAGCGCCCAGCAGCTCCGCCAACTGGACAATAGGACTGCCCACCGACAATGGCCACGACAGCGACCAGGTGTTTGAGTTCAATGGCACCCAGGCCATCAAGGTTCCTAATGGTGTAGTGAGCACCAACCTGAAGGAGCCATTCACCATCTCCGTGTGGATGAGACACGGCCCCGGCGCCCACGAGAAGGAGACTATCCTCTGCAACTCTGATAAAACTG ACATGAACAGACACCATTACTCGCTCTACGTCCACAACTGCAGGCTTATCTTTTTGCTGCGCCAGGACCCAAGTGAGGCAGAGACCTACAAACCAGCAGAGTTTCACTGGAAGCTCGACCAG GTATGTGACAAAGAATGGCATCACTACGTTCTCAACGTGGAGTTCCCCACTGCTTCTCTCTTTGTGGACGGAACAACCTTCGAGCCCTTCCTAGTCACAGAGGACTACCCGCTGCACGCCACCAAGATCGAAACTCAGCTCACCATTGGTGCCTGCTGGCAAG AAAACTCAGGACATGACAATGAAACTGAGACGGCCCCTGAGCCCACCTCAG GTGGAAACGCCCGGATGGCTCAGTTTTTCCGAGGGAATCTGGCCGGGTTGATCATTCGCTCTGGTAAACTGGAGAACAAAAAAGTGATTGACTGCTTGTATACCTGCAAAGAAGGACTGGATGTGCAGCTGCCGGAGGAGGTGGCATCGTCTGTCAAG GTTGAATTCAACCCGAACCAGTCCTCCCTGACCGTGGAAGGGGAAGACATTGATGCCTTTGACAAAGTCATGCAGCATATCTCCTACTTGAACTCCCGTCAGTTCCCGACGCCAGGCATCAGGCATCTTCGAGTCGCCACCACGGTCAA ATGCTTCAACGAGGACGCCTGCGTGTCCGTGCCTGATGCTGAAGGTTATGTGATGGTGCTGCAGCCAGAGGAGCCAAAGATCAGCCTCAGCGGCATCGACCACTTCGCCCGCAGCGCCGCTGAGTTTGAGAGTCAGGAAGGAGTGACACTCTTCCCCGAGCTGCGTATTGTGAGCACCATCACGCGTGAAGTAGAGGCCGACACCGAGCCCGAAGCTGCAGACGGAGCGGACGATGACCCCACAG TGCAAGAGACTGTGGTGTCGGAGGAGATCATGCACAACTTGGACTTTTGTGAGGTCTCTGTGATGGGAGAAGAACTGGATGGAGAGCACGAGAGCCTGGAGATGGACCCgtctcagctgcagcagcgTGCCTTAGAAATGAGCTCCTCCAACCTGGGCCTCATCATCACCG gtgtgaacaccatggccAACTATGAGCAGGTCCTGCACCTGATCCGTTACAAGAACTGGCACACCGAAGCTCTGTTCGACAGGAAGTTCAAGCTGGTCTGCTCTGAGCTCAACGGTCGCTATATCAGCAACGACTTCAAGGTTGAG GTGAATGTGATCCACACAGCTGTTCCTGTGGAGCACGCCAACAACGCCATGGTGCAGCCCAGCTTCATCAACCCCGTCCACCATGCCTCTGTGGATCTGTCAGGACACAACCTGGTGAACGCTCACCAGGCGTCAG TGGTTCCCAGTGCTGCCACCGTTGTCATCGTGGTGTGCGTCAGCTTCCTGGTGTTCATGATTGTTCTTGGCGTCTTCCGCATCCGAGCAGCACATCAACGCACCATGAGAGACCAGGAGAACGGCAAGGAGAATGAGATGGACTGGGATGATTCTGCCCTCACCATCACCGTTAACCCCATGGAG ACCTACGAGGACCAGCACagcagtgaggaggaggaggaagaggaggaggagagtgaGGAcggggaggaggaagatgacatCACGAGCGCTGAGTCAGATACCAGCGAGGACGAAGAGGGCGGCGAGCCGGAGGACAAGCAGGGAGCGAGcagacagcagcagctggagtgGGATGACTCCACCCTCACCTACTGA
- the clstn1 gene encoding calsyntenin-1 isoform X1 — MRFLGNKQLASAVGLVLGLLCAVKAAKVNKHKPWIETTYHGIVTENDDKVLLDPPLIALDKDAPLRYAESFEVTLTKEGEICGFRIHGQNVPFEAVVLDKSTGEGVIRAKDKLDCELQKEHTFTIQAYDCGEGPDGANMKKSHKATVHIQVNDINEYSPVFKEKTYKATVLEGKKYDSILKVEAVDADCSFQFSQICNYEIVTPDVPFTIDKDGFIKNTEKLSYGKEHMYKLTVTAYDCGKNRASEDVLVKISVKPTCKPSWQGFNKRIEYEPGTGSLALFPSMHLETCDEPVSSIRASVELETNHIGKGCDRDTYSEKSLHKLCGATSGTVELLPAPSSSANWTIGLPTDNGHDSDQVFEFNGTQAIKVPNGVVSTNLKEPFTISVWMRHGPGAHEKETILCNSDKTDMNRHHYSLYVHNCRLIFLLRQDPSEAETYKPAEFHWKLDQVCDKEWHHYVLNVEFPTASLFVDGTTFEPFLVTEDYPLHATKIETQLTIGACWQENSGHDNETETAPEPTSGGNARMAQFFRGNLAGLIIRSGKLENKKVIDCLYTCKEGLDVQLPEEVASSVKVEFNPNQSSLTVEGEDIDAFDKVMQHISYLNSRQFPTPGIRHLRVATTVKCFNEDACVSVPDAEGYVMVLQPEEPKISLSGIDHFARSAAEFESQEGVTLFPELRIVSTITREVEADTEPEAADGADDDPTVQETVVSEEIMHNLDFCEVSVMGEELDGEHESLEMDPSQLQQRALEMSSSNLGLIITGVNTMANYEQVLHLIRYKNWHTEALFDRKFKLVCSELNGRYISNDFKVEVNVIHTAVPVEHANNAMVQPSFINPVHHASVDLSGHNLVNAHQASVVPSAATVVIVVCVSFLVFMIVLGVFRIRAAHQRTMRDQENGKENEMDWDDSALTITVNPMETYEDQHSSEEEEEEEEESEDGEEEDDITSAESDTSEDEEGGEPEDKQGASRQQQLEWDDSTLTY, encoded by the exons AAAGTTTTGAGGTGACCCTCACCAAAGAAG GTGAGATTTGCGGCTTCAGGATCCATGGTCAGAATGTTCCTTTTGAGGCTGTGGTTCTGGACAAATCCACTGGAGAAGGAGTTATCAGGGCTAAGGACAAGCTGGACTGTGAGCTGCAGAAAGAGCACACCTTCACCATCCAAGCCTACGACTGTGGAGAGGGTCCTGATGGAGCCAACATGAAGAAATCCCACAA GGCGACTGTCCACATTCAAGTGAATGACATCAACGAGTACTCCCCAGTGTTCAAGGAGAAGACCTACAAAGCCACCGTTCTTGAGGGAAAGAAATACGACAGCATCTTGAAGGTGGAGGCAGTGGATGCTGACTGCTCCTTCCAGTTCAGCCAAATCTGCAATTATGAGATTGTGACACCCGACGTGCCCTTCACCATTGACAAAGACG GTTTCATCAAGAACACGGAGAAACTGAGCTACGGCAAGGAGCACATGTATAAGTTGACCGTGACCGCCTACGACTGCGGAAAGAACCGGGCCTCTGAGGATGTTCTGGTCAAAATCAGTGTCAAGCCCACCTGCAAACCCAGTTGGCAAG GCTTCAATAAGAGGATTGAGTATGAGCCAGGCACAGGAAGTCTGGCCCtttttcccagcatgcacttGGAGACTTGTGATGAGCCAGTCTCCTCAATCAGAGCCAGTGTTGAACTAGAAACAAACCACATTGGGAAAGGCTGCGACCGTGACACCTACTCTGAGAAGTCTCTGCACAAGTTGTGCG GGGCTACTTCTGGTACTGTGGAGCTCCTTCCAGCGCCCAGCAGCTCCGCCAACTGGACAATAGGACTGCCCACCGACAATGGCCACGACAGCGACCAGGTGTTTGAGTTCAATGGCACCCAGGCCATCAAGGTTCCTAATGGTGTAGTGAGCACCAACCTGAAGGAGCCATTCACCATCTCCGTGTGGATGAGACACGGCCCCGGCGCCCACGAGAAGGAGACTATCCTCTGCAACTCTGATAAAACTG ACATGAACAGACACCATTACTCGCTCTACGTCCACAACTGCAGGCTTATCTTTTTGCTGCGCCAGGACCCAAGTGAGGCAGAGACCTACAAACCAGCAGAGTTTCACTGGAAGCTCGACCAG GTATGTGACAAAGAATGGCATCACTACGTTCTCAACGTGGAGTTCCCCACTGCTTCTCTCTTTGTGGACGGAACAACCTTCGAGCCCTTCCTAGTCACAGAGGACTACCCGCTGCACGCCACCAAGATCGAAACTCAGCTCACCATTGGTGCCTGCTGGCAAG AAAACTCAGGACATGACAATGAAACTGAGACGGCCCCTGAGCCCACCTCAG GTGGAAACGCCCGGATGGCTCAGTTTTTCCGAGGGAATCTGGCCGGGTTGATCATTCGCTCTGGTAAACTGGAGAACAAAAAAGTGATTGACTGCTTGTATACCTGCAAAGAAGGACTGGATGTGCAGCTGCCGGAGGAGGTGGCATCGTCTGTCAAG GTTGAATTCAACCCGAACCAGTCCTCCCTGACCGTGGAAGGGGAAGACATTGATGCCTTTGACAAAGTCATGCAGCATATCTCCTACTTGAACTCCCGTCAGTTCCCGACGCCAGGCATCAGGCATCTTCGAGTCGCCACCACGGTCAA ATGCTTCAACGAGGACGCCTGCGTGTCCGTGCCTGATGCTGAAGGTTATGTGATGGTGCTGCAGCCAGAGGAGCCAAAGATCAGCCTCAGCGGCATCGACCACTTCGCCCGCAGCGCCGCTGAGTTTGAGAGTCAGGAAGGAGTGACACTCTTCCCCGAGCTGCGTATTGTGAGCACCATCACGCGTGAAGTAGAGGCCGACACCGAGCCCGAAGCTGCAGACGGAGCGGACGATGACCCCACAG TGCAAGAGACTGTGGTGTCGGAGGAGATCATGCACAACTTGGACTTTTGTGAGGTCTCTGTGATGGGAGAAGAACTGGATGGAGAGCACGAGAGCCTGGAGATGGACCCgtctcagctgcagcagcgTGCCTTAGAAATGAGCTCCTCCAACCTGGGCCTCATCATCACCG gtgtgaacaccatggccAACTATGAGCAGGTCCTGCACCTGATCCGTTACAAGAACTGGCACACCGAAGCTCTGTTCGACAGGAAGTTCAAGCTGGTCTGCTCTGAGCTCAACGGTCGCTATATCAGCAACGACTTCAAGGTTGAG GTGAATGTGATCCACACAGCTGTTCCTGTGGAGCACGCCAACAACGCCATGGTGCAGCCCAGCTTCATCAACCCCGTCCACCATGCCTCTGTGGATCTGTCAGGACACAACCTGGTGAACGCTCACCAGGCGTCAG TGGTTCCCAGTGCTGCCACCGTTGTCATCGTGGTGTGCGTCAGCTTCCTGGTGTTCATGATTGTTCTTGGCGTCTTCCGCATCCGAGCAGCACATCAACGCACCATGAGAGACCAGGAGAACGGCAAGGAGAATGAGATGGACTGGGATGATTCTGCCCTCACCATCACCGTTAACCCCATGGAG ACCTACGAGGACCAGCACagcagtgaggaggaggaggaagaggaggaggagagtgaGGAcggggaggaggaagatgacatCACGAGCGCTGAGTCAGATACCAGCGAGGACGAAGAGGGCGGCGAGCCGGAGGACAAGCAGGGAGCGAGcagacagcagcagctggagtgGGATGACTCCACCCTCACCTACTGA